The DNA region GATGACAGCGGGGTGATGTGGATAGGGACTTATAAGAAAGGTGTGGCCTATTATAATGAGAGCATTTTTAAGTTTTCCATCAACCGCCTGGGCGATATCAACTGCCTGGAAGAGTGTGGTAATGGTTGCCTGTGGCTGGGCAGCAATGATGCCGGATTAATGCATTGGAACTCACGGACGGACGAAAAGAAAATATATACCCACTCACGGACGGGTAATTCCATAGCCTCCAATGTAATTGTCACTTTGTTGCAGGCAACCGACGGCAAACTGTGGATAGGCACTTTCTGGGAAGGTCTGGACTGCTTTGACGGTAAACGCTTCGTGAATTACCGCAACCGTCCCGGAGATGAGAATTCGCTGGCTAACAATAATGTTTGGGCGCTGGCGGAAGACAAGGATGGAAATATATGGATTGGTACGTTAGGCGGAGGCCTGCAATGCCTGAATCCGAAGACGGGGAAGTTTATCACCTATACCATGGCTAATTCCGACCTCATCTCCAATCATATTTCTTCTATCTGCATCACCCGCGACAATCGGCTTGTTATCGGCACCGCTTCTACGGGTGTTGCCATTATGGATTTGAACATTCGGAAGATAACCAATATGGTAGGTAACCTGTCGGGGAGCCAGCGTTTCTCCAATCAAAGTATAAATCAGGTCTATGAAGATAGTCGGGGACTGATATGGATAGGAACGCGCAATGGGCTGAATCTGTATAACCCGAAGAATGACCGTTTGCAGATTGTCTCTTCCGGTCGGGACGAAGCAATGGAATACATTGCCGGTATTGCGGAGGATGAGAACAAAAATATGTGGGTGACCACGGGGAACGGGGTACTGAATATTATCCCTTCCATCGATACGAAAACCGCAGATTATGCATTCCATTATTATGTATATGATGATAAGGATGGTTTGCAAGGGTCGGAGTTCAATCAGCGTTCCATCAAGCAGCTCACTTCGGGAGAGATTGCGATGGGGGGCATGTACGGGCTCAATACATTCAGTCCTAACGGCATCAAATATAACCTTACGCTACCGAAGGTGATGTTTACCGGCTTCCAGCTGTTCAATGAAGAGATTGAGATCGGGAAGGAGTACGGAGGGCGCGTCTTGCTGCGCGAGTCGTTGAATAAAGTCAGGGAGATAGAACTCGACTATAAACAGAATGTCTTCACCGTACTGTTTGCATCGGACAATTACATCATGCCTGATAAGACCCGGTATTTGTACAAGTTGGAAGGTTTTAACGAAGACTGGCTGTCGGGTACGGCCGATATGCACCGCGTCACTTACACGAATCTGGCGCCCGGTACTTACCAGCTGAAAGTAAAAGCCGTCAATGGTGACGGATATGCAGGGACGGAGGAAGCGAGCCTTAAGATTATCATCCGGCCACCTTTCTGGATGACTTCATGGGCATACGTCATTTATGTTTTGTCGCTGATAGGGGTACTGATGCTTGCCCGCAATGCGGTGCTGCGCCGTGAGCGTAATAAATTCAAAATACAGCAAATGGAACATGAAGCGGAGAGGAATGAGGAGGTGAACCAGATGAAGTTCCGTTTCTTCACCAATGTGAGTCATGAGTTGCGTACTCCGTTGACGCTGATTATCTCACCGTTGGAGAGTATGATAAAAGAGACGAAGGATGAAAGGAAACTGGGCCAGTTGAAGTTGATGCACCGCAATGCCTCACGCCTGCTGAATTTGGTGAATCAGCTGCTGGACTTCCGTAAGAATGAGGTGGCAGGTCTGCATCTCAGCCTTTCCGAAGGAGAAATCGTGTCGTATGTTCACTCTATATGCAACTCATTCCTGATGCTTTCGGAAAAGAAGAACGTGCATCTCACTTTTTTCTCGGCGGTAGAATCGCTGAATATGTCGTTCGATGAGGATAAGATGGGTAAGGTAGTGATGAATCTGCTTTCTAATGCGTTTAAGTTTACTCCGGATGGAGGGAGGGTGGATGTCTCTCTTGAACTGATAAAAGGAACTACGGAAACATTGGAAATCAAAGTATCCGATACGGGGGTAGGTATCAGCGACCTTGATAAAGAACGTATATTCGAACGTTTCTATCAATCGGAGCGTAAAGGCGATGGTAATCCCAGTACGGGGAGTGGTATCGGTTTGAGTCTGGTGCGCGATTACGTTACGTTACATGGCGGTGTAGTGCGCGTGTTCGACAATGTGGGTACGGGCAGTGTGTTTGTGGTAGATATCCCCGTAAAGCATTCCGTAGTCAATGTGGTTACTCCACTCTCCGAAGAAGCGGCGGAAGAGGATGCGGTGGCTTTGGCATTGGAATCAGAAGAAAAGCCGGAGATTGAAGTACCGGGCGAAGACGGGAGAAAGAAGCCACTTGCGCTGATTGTAGATGACAATGAAGACTTTGTTTCTTTCATGCGCTATACATTAAGTCTGTATTTCCGTATAGAATCTGCCGGAAACGGAAAGATAGCCTGGCAGATGATACCGGAACTGATGCCGGATATCATCGTCTGTGACGTGATGATGCCTGAAATGGACGGGAACGAACTGTGCCGTTGGGTGAAGGCTGACAAGCGTACAAGTAATATTCCGTTTGTGTTACTTACGGCCAAGCAATCCGTAGAGAATAAGGTGGAAGGCCTGACGATTGGTGCTGATGACTATGTGACGAAACCTTTCAATATGGAGGTACTGATTTTGCGCATGCGCAAACTGATAGATTTGAGTAGCAAAAATAAACTTCGCACCCGTATTGATCCCGAACCGAGTGAAATTGTTATCACTTCGATGGATGAAAAGCTGATTGAGAATGCGATAAAGTATGTGGAGACCCATATTGCCCGTCCCGATTTATCTGTGGAAGAATTGAGTCATGAACTGGGCATGAGCCGGGTGCATCTCTATAAAAAGCTGTTGCAGATTACCGGTAAAACTCCGATAGAATTTATTCGCATTATCCGGCTGAAACGTGCGGCACAACTTCTGCGCGAGAGCCAGCAGAATGTGTCGGAGGTTGCCTATCAGGTGGGCTTCAATAACCCCAAATATTTCAGTAAGTATTTCAAGGATGAATTCGGTGTTTTACCCTCTGTATATCAGGAAAAGGAGGGTAAATAACAAAAAGTACCCATTGTTGAAACATCTGATATTTCTATAAATCAAATAAGCCCTTTCCTTTCAACATCGGGAGGGCTTGTTTACTGTATGATTTCCTACTTTTACACTCGGAGAAAATAACTTTAAAAACAAAGATATGAAATTGAAAAACACTTCAGTTTGTTTGCTCGCGGGATGGATGCTGATGGCATGCTCCGGAGGCGGGTATGAGAAGACAAGTAACGGCATTATTGTAAATGTCGAACAACAGCAACCGACAGATGTGCGAAAGGTGAAGGTTGAAGTAATGGGAGAGAAGTTGATTCATGTGTCGGCCACTCCCGAAAAAAACTTTTCAAAGGCGGAAAGCCTGATTATAGTTCCCCAAAAAGATAAGACGGATTTCAGCGTGGAAGAAAGTGAAGATGCCGTTTCGGTAAAAACCTCGGAGGTGTGCGCCATCGTATCCAAAGCTACGGGTGAAGTACGCTTTACCGATGCTTCCGGTAACCTGATTTTGGCGGAAGATGAGAAGGGCAGGAGTTTCCAGCCTATCGAAGTGCAGGGAACAAAGGCGTATACGGTCCGTCAGGTATTCCAGTCACCCGATGATGAGGCGTTCTACGGACTGGGACAACACCAGGCTGATGAATTCAACTATAAAGGTAAGAACGAGGAACTTTTCCAGTATAATACAAAGGTTTCTGTACCTTTTATCGTTTCCAATAAGAATTACGGTATTCTGTGGGATAGTTATTCGCTTTGCCGTTTCGGCGATCCACGTGATTATGCACAGTTAAGCACAGTTTTCAAACTCTATGATAAGGAGGGCAAGGAAGGGACTTTGACAGGAACATACGTACCCTCTCAGAAATCGACAGCGGAGACACTGGTACGCCGGGAAGATTCTGTTTATTTTGAACATCTGAAATCGGAAGATTTGTCGAAGGTGGTGAACCTGCCCGAAGGATTTCCTTTCATGGGTTCGCAGGTGACGTATGAAGGAGAAATTGAGCCGATGGAGAGTGGTCAGTTCCGTTTCATCCTCTATTATGCAGGATATATGAAGGTGTATATTGACAATGAACTGGTAGTTCCCGAACGTTGGCGTACGGCTTGGAATCCGAACAGTTATAAGTTTGCGGTAGACCTGAAAGCCGGCAAGCGTGTTCCATTGAAGATTGAATGGACTCCCGACGGATATGTATCCTATTGCGGTTTGCGTGCGTTGTCTCCTGTATCTGCTGAAGAACAGAACAAACAGTCGTGGTGGGGAGAGATGCAGAATGAAATCGATTATTATTTTGTTTATGGCGAGGATATGGACGAGGTAATCAGTGGATACCGTGCTCTGACCGGAAAATCACAAATCATGCCGAAGTGGGCGATGGGATACTGGCAGAGCCGCGAACGTTATAAGACGCAGGAAGAAATATTGGATGCTTTGAAGGAATTCCGTAAACGTCAGATTCCCATTGATAATATTGTGCTCGACTGGAGCTACTGGCCGGAAAATGCCTGGGGCAGTCATGAGTTCGACAAAGCTCGTTTCCCTGATCCGAAAGGAATGGTAGATTCTATTCATGCCCTGAATGCCAAGATGATGATTTCCGTTTGGCCGAAATTCTATATGACCACGGAACATTATAAAGAGTTTGATGAAAAAGGCTGGATGTATCAGCAGGCCGTTAAAGACAGCATCCGTGACTGGATTGGCCCCGGTTACATTGGTTCTTTCTATGATGCTTATGCTGAGGGTGCACGGAAACTGTTCTGGAAACAGATGGAAGATCATCTTTATCCCCTCGGAATTGATGCCTGGTGGATGGATGCCAGTGAACCGAATGTACGCGACTGTACGGATTTGGCTTACCGGAAAGCTTTATGTGGTCCGACTGCTCTCGGTCCGTCCGATCAATATTTCAATGCGTATGCGTTGATGAATGCTGAGGCTATTTATGACGGACAACGTGCCATAGACAATGACAAACGTGTATTCTTGCTGACTCGTTCGGGATTTGCCGGATTGCAACGTTATTCTACCGCAACGTGGAGTGGCGATATCGCTACCCGTTGGGAAGATATGAAGGCACAGATTTCTGCCGGACTGAATTTTGCACTCAGCGGTATTCCTTACTGGACAATGGACATTGGCGGATTCTGCGTAGAAAAACGCTATGAGGACGGACAAAAGGAATTCAATAAGACCGGAAAAGAGAATGCGGACTATAAGGAATGGCGTGAGTTGAATACGCGTTGGTATCAGTTTGGCGCATTCTGTCCGTTGTTCCGTGCGCATGGACAGTATCCGTTCCGTGAGGTGTGGAATATAGCTCCCGAAGGACATCCGGCTTATAGTTCTATAGTGTATTATACGAAGTTACGCTATACGATGATGCCTTATATTTATTCATTGGCCGGGATGACTTATTTTGATGATTATACAATTATGCGTCCGCTGGTAATGGACTTTACGGCAGATACAAAGGTGAATAATATCAGTGACCAGTTTATGTTCGGTCCGGCGTTGATGGCGGCTCCGGTGTATGAGTATGGTGCACGCAATCGGGAGGTCTATTTCCCGGCAACTTGCGGTTGGTATGATTTCTATACCGGTAAGTATATGGCCGGTGGCGGGCAGTTGAAAGTGGACGCTCCCTATGAACGTATGCCGCTCTATGTACGCGAAGGGGCTATTGTGCCTTACGGACCGGAAATGCAGTATAGTGACGAGAAGCCTGCGGAAGAAATTACACTGTATGTATATGCGGGTAAAGATGGTGAGTTCACTTTGTACGAGGATGAAGGTGTGAATTACAACTACGAAAAAGGACAGTATGCCACTATCCCGTTTACTTATAATGATGCGGAAGGTACTCTGACTATTGGTGACCGTGCAGGAGAATTTCCCGGTATGCTGAAAGAACGTACATTTAACGTTGTAAAGGTAAGTAAGGATAAGCCGCAACCTTTTGACGCAAAGGCTAAGGGTATGGTGGTGAAGTATGATGGGAAGCGGCAGAGTGTAAAATTGTAAAACGAGTAAATGATAATTTAGGGGCATGATACTCGGACTATCTTAATTCTCCTCCTCCTGGGAGGAGGAGTACCCGTAGGGGGAGGTGGTAGGTAAAACAAATACCTATGAATCACAAGGCTAAGGAATTCTTTCTCACCTACCACCCCGCCCTTTGGGCACCCCTCCTCCCAGGAGGAGGGGAATTAAGATAGTCCGTATATCAGTAGACTGCCGCCGCTAAATTATCATTTATACAATCAATATCATGAAACAACTATTTATAATACTAATATCCTGTTTGCTCCTCTTCTTAATATTGGGAGGTTGTACCTCCGCTGAACGGGTTACTGATAGCCGTCGACAGGACTTCACCGCTGACTGGACTTTCCATTTGGGAGATGACTCTGCGGCATCCCGTCCCGATTATGACGACACGGCATGGCGGATCCTCAATCTTCCACATGACTGGGCCATCGAGGGGGAATTCAGCAGAGATAATCCTTCCGGAACAGGAGGCGGGGCATTACCCGGTGGTATCGGTTGGTATCGCAAAACGTTTACTGTTGACAAAGCGGATGAAGGCAAGCGCTTGTATATTGATTTTGACGGTGTATATATGAATTCGGAAGTCTTTATCAATGGTCATTCTCTTGGTGTACGTCCTTATGGATATGTCTCGTTCAGTTACGATCTGACTCCCCATATCAAGTGGGGCGGAAAGAATGTAGTTGCCGTACGTGTGGACAATGCGGAACAACCTAATTCCCGCTGGTACTCGGGATGTGGCATCTACCGTAATGTATGGCTTACGAAACTTAACCCTGTGCATATAGCGCAATGGGGTACTTTTATCACGGCGGAAGACGTGTCGAAGAACAGTGCCCGGCTAAACATACGTACTAAAATACAGTATGATGTGGCCGCTCAACTGCAAGATTCCGTGAAGCAGGCGGATGGCACGTATGTTGTTTTTGACTCGGAAATTGTTCCCCTGGCAGATGTTGTGTTGCAGTCACGGCTGATGGATGCGGAAGGGCATGTTGTGGGTGAGGTTGCATCGGAACTGCAAGTGATACCTGCCTGTCCGAACGAGGTAGAACAGGAAATTGTAGTGAAGACTCCTAATCTCTGGAGCGTGAACACTCCTTATATATATAAGGTACACAGTATCCTTATTGATAAGATAACCGGTAAGGTACTGGATAATTACTGTACGAATACCGGTATCCGTACCTTCCGTTTTGATGCACAGAAAGGGTTTATTCTGAATGGAGAACGGCTGAAGATTAATGGTGTATGTATGCATCACGATCTGGGGTGTCTTGGGGCGGCAGTCAATATCCGCGCTATCGAGCGCCAGCTGGAGATACTGCAAGAAATGGGCTGTAACGGCATTCGCTGTTCTCATAATCCTCCCTCACCTGAACTGCTCGATCTTTGTGACCGTATGGGATTTATCGTAATGGATGAGACGTTCGATATGTGGCGCAAAAGAAAAACGGCTCATGATTATTCCCGTTACTTCAACGAGTGGCATGAACGCGATCTGACGGACTTGATACTTCGCGACCGTAACCATCCTTCTGTTTTCATTTGGAGCATCGGTAACGAAGTGCTGGAACAATGGTCGGATGCAAAAGCGGATACGCTGACCTTGGAACAAGCGAATCTGATTCTGAATTTTGGTCATGATCAGAGTATGCTGGCGAAAGAAGGTGAGATGAGCGTGAACTCTTTACTGACGAAGAAACTGGCAGATATGGTAAAAGCCCTCGATTCTACCCGTCCCGTTACGGCTGGCTGTAATGAACCGAACCCGAATAATCACTTGTTCCGTTCGGGAGCATTAGATCTCATCGGCTTCAATTACCATGATGATTGGTTTGCCGGTGTACCCGAGAAATTTCCCGGTAAACCTTTCATTGTGGCGGAAAGTGTATCAGCACTGATGACACGTGGCTACTACCGGATGCCGAGTGACGAAACAGTTATTTGTCCTGAACGTTGGGATAAACCTTATTTTGATGATAGTTTCTTCTGTTCTTCGTATGATAACTGTCATGTACCTTGGGGGAACAGCCATGAGGGCACGATGCGCCACGTGAAAAATAATGATTTTATCAGCGGACAGTATGTCTGGACCGGGTTTGACTATTTGGGTGAACCGACTCCTTACGGTTGGCCTGCCCGTAGCTCTTATTTCGGTATTGTCGATCTGGCCGGTTTCCCGAAAGATGTGTATTATCTTTATCAGTCGGAATGGTATCCGGAGAAAAAAGTATTGCACCTTTTTCCGCATTGGAATTGGACGCCGGGACAGGATATAGATATGTGGGCTTATTATAATAATGCGGATGAGGTAGAGCTTTTTGTAAATGGTGAGTCGCAGGGCGTGCGTACAAAAGGTAAGGATGATTTTCATGTCGTATGGCGTGTGAGGTATGAACCGGGTGTGGTAAAAGTCGTTTCCCGCAAGGATGGAAAAACGGTATTGGAAAAGGAAATACATACAGCCGGAGAACCTGCACAGATACGCTTGACAGCTGATCGGAATGAAATCAAATCAGATGGCAGAGATCTTAGTTTTGTAACAGTGGAGGTACTGGATAAAGATGGTAATCTTTGTCCGAATGCCGATAGTCAGATCATGTTCGATGTGCAAGGTGCAGGATTCATTGCCGGTGTAGACAATGGTAGTCCTGTTTCAATGGAGAAATTCAAAGCTGATCATCGCAAGGCTTTCTATGGGAAGTGCCTGGTGGTTGTTCAAAGTGACGGAAAATCCGGAGGCATCAAACTGACGGCTACATCCGAAGGATTGAAAACGGCAGTGACCGCTATTAAAGCAAAATAAAAGTAACTTGTTAGCAGAATTCATTCATAACGGTATAGAAAAGAACAAAAGTGATTAGTGTTTGGTGATAAGTGATTAGCGCCATTCGGTATACTATTTTTTAGACGCGGATGACACGGATAACGCGGATAACGCGGATTTAAAAGGCTGCGCTATAAACGTGGATAAAAAAAAGATCCGCGTCATCCGTGTCATCCGCGTCTAAAAGATTATTTATCATTTAGCTCATAACCGAAAAGAAATGAATGAATTCCGCCAACGACTAAAAGTAATATCTTTAATGTAATAATAATGAAGAAACAACTCTTTTCAACTCTCCTGTTTGCCTGTTCATTGACTACTCTGACAGCGCAAACTCCTGTATATTTAGATGATACGCAACCCATTGAAGCACGTGTAAAAGATGCTCTCAACCGTATGACACTGGAAGAGAAAGTAGCCCTTTGCCATGCGCAGAGCAAATTCAGCAGTCCCGGTGTGCCCCGTCTTGGTATCCCCGAACTTTGGATGAGTGATGGACCTCACGGTGTTCGTGCAGAAATCAACTGGAATGATTGGGGATATGCCAAATGGACTAATGACAGTATTACTGCTTTTCCTGCCTTGACTTGTCTTGCCGCTACCTGGAATCCGGAAATGTCCGCCATCTACGGCAAGGCTATTGGTGAAGAAGCCCGTTATCGGGAAAAAGATGTTCTTTTGGGCCCCGGCGTTAATATCTATCGTACTCCTCTGAATGGCCGTAATTTTGAATACATGGGGGAAGATCCTTATCTGGCAGGCGTGATGTGTGTACCTTATATTCGGGAGATACAGAAAAACGGGGTTGCCGTAAGTGTGAAACACTATGCTCTGAACAATCAGGAGTTATGGCGTGGACACATTGATGTGCAACTAAGTAATCGTGCCTTACACGAAATCTACCTCCCCGCTTTCAAGGCTGCTGTGCAGAAAGGCGGTGCCTGGACCGTGATGGGAGCCTATAACAAGGTGCGTGGTCAGCACGCCTGCCACAGTGATCTTTTGCTGAATAAGATTTTGAAGAACGACTGGGGTTTTGACGGTGTAGTCGTAACCGATTGGGGTGGTGCCCATGATACTTACGAAGCAGCCATGAATGGCTTGGACATCGAGATGGGATCCTATACCAACGGTCTGACCTCAGAAAGTGCATTTACCTTCGACGATTATTATCTGGCTAAACCTTATCTCCGGATGTTGAAGGAAGGTAAGGTACCTATGAGCACAGTGGATGATAAAGCATCCCGTATTCTTCGCTTGATATTCCGCACGGCGATGAATCGTCAGAAACCTTATGGTTCGCTAACAAGTGAAGAACATTATCAGGCTGCCCGTGAGATTGGTAATGAGGGTATTGTGCTTCTGAAAAACACACCTGTCCAGAAAAAAGGTATCCCTTTGCTGCCGCTTGATGGCTCTAAATATCAACGTATACTGGTAGTAGGTGACAATGCTGTCCGCTTGTTGAACGAAGGAGGCGGTTCTTCTGAACTGAAGGTAAAAGATATGGTATCTCCACTCGATGGTATGCGCGCTCTTTATGGTGACAAGGTGGTTTATACGAAAGGTTACGCTGCCGGACGTCCGATGTATGGGCGTGCAGAAGAAATTCCCCGGTCGGTGATGGATTCCTTGCGCACAGCAGCGACTGAACTTGCCAAAGAAGCCGATCTTGTGATTTTGTTCGGTGGATTGAATAAGAATCATTTTCAGGATTGTGAAGCTGGCGACCGTGTGACATACGGTTTGCCATTCGGACAAAATGAACTGATTGAATCTCTGTTGGGAGTCAATAAAAATATGGTATTGGTATTGTTGAGTGGTAATGCCGTGGAAATGCCTTGGCTGAATAAAGTTCCGGCCGTCCTGCAAGGTTGGTATCTGGGATCTATGGGTGGCAATTCACTTGCTGATGTACTGAGTGGTGCGGTGAATCCCAGCGGAAAACTTCCTTTTTCCTTCCCTGTGAAATTGACGGATTGCGGTGCGCATGCATTTGACGAATTGAGTTATCCGGGTGATAGTATCAAGCAGGTCTACAAAGAAGATATTCTGGTAGGTTATCGTTGGCATGATGCCAAGAAGATTCCCGCCTTATTCCCTTTCGGGTATGGTTTGAGTTATACGACTTTTGCCTATGGCAAACCAGTAGCTTCTGCTAAAACAATAACTGCTGACAATTCTCTGACTGTGACCATTCCTGTAAAGAATACGGGTAGTATTGCCGGAAAGGAAGTCGTGCAATTATATGTAAGAGATGAAAAATGTAGTGTTTTGCGTCCTGTGAAAGAGTTAAAGGCGTTCCAAAAGATAACTTTGGCACCGGGTGAAGAAAAAGAAGTAACCTTCACCATCACTCTGGATGATTTGAAGTTCTATGATGAAACTGTTGGCGGATGAACGGCAGAACCGGGTAAGTTTAAGGCTTATATCGGAGCCTCTTCCGCAGATATTCGTGGAACGGTCGGGTTCGAACTGAAATAGTGGGAGCTCTCACTTTGGCTGAGAGTTTGTTAAAAATGACGGATAGTGTGCGGGTGAATTATTATTTGCCCGCACTTATTGTTTTATAGGGCGTATCTGAGAAATAAGTAGGTTATGTGATGATATTTTTAGTGTTAAAGGCTAAAATGAAGTGAAGATGTAATATAAACGAAAGTTCCTGTTACATATCTTTTAGCTTTTCAGTGTTTGATTCCTTATCTTTGTGATATTCAAAGAATCTTTTTACGCCTTTAACCTGAAAAATATGAGAAACATGAAAACGCTGCTATTTTTATTAGGTAACCTTTTTATTCTGACGGTTCAGGCACAATCCTTGCAGTCATCTTGCAATCAGCCCCGTAGTGGTGACCGGCTCGTGAAACGTATGATTGCTACTTGCGAACCGGGGCCAAGTGGAAGTGGGCAAATCTGGGATTTTAGTGATCTGGAACTTAAGGATGCCGGTTATGAATTGAAGTACGTGTCGCAAGGCATTGATACTATCGTTGGTATTGAGCATCATACCATGTACTATTACCGTACCTCCGGTGATTCTCTTTTTTGTCTGGGTTATGAAAATCCTTCTACTTTTATTTTTTATCAAAAGCCGGAGTTGCTTATGGCTTTTCCTGTCTTTCAAGGGCGGGTAATGACTGATTACTTTGATGGAAAAGGAAATTACTGTGAACGGATGGAGGTGCGGCTGCGTGGTAAAAGTACTGTCAAGGCCGATGCTTCCGGTATTTTGATACTGCCTGAAGGAGATACGCTGCGTAAAGTCATTCGTACTTATACTCATAAGCTCATTCATCAAAGAATGCTTCCAAGGATTGCCATGCAGGATTCCTTGCAGTTGGATACTCTATCTTTTGGGTTAAATCGTGACAGCATTGAGTATTTGCTGGTCGGTGACTCTGTTCGTCAGGAAGTTGAGGCATGGCGTTGGTATGCAGACGGTTACCGTTATCCCATAATGGAAACCGTGAAAAGCATCGTTTATAGGTTTGGAGTTCCTCATGAGCATTTTACCATATCCTTTACCTATCTGCCCGATGAGCAATATTATGATTTACCTTATGATACAGACAACCAGGAACGACGTGATCTGAGTGCTGATGAAGAGCATGAACGGAATTGGAAAAATGCCGATGAAAGCGCCCAAAACAAGAAAAATAATAGTGTGATAAGTTATAACTTCCATATAGGAAAGGGTGGAAGCTTGCACATTAATTATGAATTGAAGCAACCGGAAGAAGTAACTTTGATGCTTTACGACCTGCAGGGGTGTCAGTTGGCGGGGATTCAACATGCCGGCCAAACTATTGGCAATTATAAAGAAGTAATTTCTATGGATAGTTGTCCGAGAGGTGAATACCTGCTTCGGATAACTGTCGGAGAGAATCTGTATGGAGAAAAGATAATCAAATACTAATAAGAAACGACTGTAATTATGTTACATAATAAAATACTTAGGAGCGGTATACTTTTCTTTGCCGCTATCCATATATCCATTGTTCTAAACGGACAGACGGCCATTCAGCCGGTTGCTCCTTCTGTTCCCACGTCTCCTCAGGCTGAGGCTTTCAAGAAGTATGGAGATTTTGAAATTAATTATTCAACGGGAATTCCTGATATCTCTATTCCGCTGTTTGAGATTAACCATCGGGGTTATAAATTACCGATAATCTTGAAGTATAATCCGCAGCCGCTTCGTCCCGGCTATAATTATGACGTTTATGGGCACGGCTGGGGACTATCTGTCAACAGTTGCATTTCGAGGACTATCGAGTATCTTCCGGACGAATGGAGGGATTTTAAATTGGAAACGGATAAATTGTCGAATAGTTTTGAAGTTTATAGAAGAGGAGGAGGCATTACGAATATTAATCTTGGGCATGATATTTTTAATGCTGTTCTGCCGGACGGTTCGTCTTTCGAGTTTGTGGTTCGCAGAGGGACAGATGGACTGGAATACATTGTTTCGGATAGCAGGTCGGTCCAGATCAGTTGCAGTCACTCTTCTTCCAACATAAATTCCTTTACAGTGATTGACGAGCACGGCATAAAGTACATTTTTGACGGAGCTGATACTCCTTACAGAGGGATTGGTGCACCGAGTAGCGTGTATTACGATTCCTATGTATCCTGGCAGCTGTCAAGTATTCAATTGCCGAACTCTACGGAACCTATCGTATTTCGTTACGGTCTTTCCATGGCATCCAAATACAAACGATATGCCAAGAATGCCGCTGTCCTTCTACGCTATGATCTTGAATCGCCTTATACGGGAAAGGCGGATGCCATAGAGAATTACCAAGTCTATTGCTATAAGATGAAACTTCTTACTTCCATTGAATACGGAAGCACAAGTATAAGTCTACTCTATAAGAACAGTGCGGCGAATGCTGAGTATAACTATGTGGATAAGGTCATAATCAAGGATAATGGTAACCTTGTCCGGGATATTCAGTTGAATAAATCAATACATACTTATTCCTGTGCCGGTG from Bacteroides sp. MSB163 includes:
- a CDS encoding T9SS type A sorting domain-containing protein — encoded protein: MRNMKTLLFLLGNLFILTVQAQSLQSSCNQPRSGDRLVKRMIATCEPGPSGSGQIWDFSDLELKDAGYELKYVSQGIDTIVGIEHHTMYYYRTSGDSLFCLGYENPSTFIFYQKPELLMAFPVFQGRVMTDYFDGKGNYCERMEVRLRGKSTVKADASGILILPEGDTLRKVIRTYTHKLIHQRMLPRIAMQDSLQLDTLSFGLNRDSIEYLLVGDSVRQEVEAWRWYADGYRYPIMETVKSIVYRFGVPHEHFTISFTYLPDEQYYDLPYDTDNQERRDLSADEEHERNWKNADESAQNKKNNSVISYNFHIGKGGSLHINYELKQPEEVTLMLYDLQGCQLAGIQHAGQTIGNYKEVISMDSCPRGEYLLRITVGENLYGEKIIKY